A window of Desulfobaccales bacterium contains these coding sequences:
- the gvpA gene encoding gas vesicle structural protein GvpA, producing the protein MAKVQKSTDSSSLAEVVDRILDKGIVIDAWVKVSLVGIELLSIEARVVIASVETYLKYAEAIGLTASAAAPA; encoded by the coding sequence ATGGCTAAAGTACAGAAATCAACAGATTCATCGAGTTTGGCAGAGGTTGTCGATCGGATACTGGACAAAGGTATCGTGATTGATGCTTGGGTGAAAGTATCTCTGGTCGGCATTGAGCTGCTTTCCATCGAAGCGAGAGTTGTGATTGCTTCGGTTGAGACCTATCTCAAGTACGCCGAGGCGATTGGCCTGACGGCCAGTGCGGCTGCTCCGGCATAA
- the gvpA gene encoding gas vesicle structural protein GvpA has product MAKVQKSTDSSSLAEVVDRILDKGIVIDAWVKVSLVGIELLSIEARVVIASVETYLKYAEAIGLTASAAAPA; this is encoded by the coding sequence AAAAGTACAGAAATCAACGGATTCTTCGAGTTTGGCGGAAGTTGTCGACCGGATCCTCGACAAGGGTATCGTGATTGATGCCTGGGTGAAAGTATCTCTGGTCGGCATTGAGCTGCTTTCCATCGAGGCGAGGGTGGTGATTGCATCGGTTGAGACGTATCTCAAGTACGCCGAGGCGATTGGTCTCACAGCCAGTGCGGCTGCTCCGGCATAA